The following proteins are encoded in a genomic region of Arachis stenosperma cultivar V10309 chromosome 4, arast.V10309.gnm1.PFL2, whole genome shotgun sequence:
- the LOC130976549 gene encoding uncharacterized protein LOC130976549 isoform X1, with protein MAENPPETAPSTSSQPPPPPSSTSQKSPPDSAKQPQVPGFPSFPAYPPGYYYPMFPAMYPAVVPGLTPPQNDELAQGNRGAGIYAVPVHPFNQFNGHVTGLPYNNLIPLTYRTPTSRASSDAAAASENQGQAAQQQHPQQQQHPAPQRQVVVRRFQIAFQIDLLLMLKLAAVIFLFNQDGSRQRLIVLVFFAAIVYFYQTGALTPIVRWLSQGMQRAAAPPQPPRPAAPRAENVPAARQGADNAAPAEGQPEAEVGNQPVNDGNRAAENENEAEPGRVNGGNQWWGIVKEIQMIVFGFITSLLPGFHNHMD; from the exons ATGGCGGAAAACCCTCCCGAAACGGCGCCATCCACCTCCTcacaaccaccaccacctcctTCCTCTACTTCTCAAAAATCGCCTCCTGATTCCGCCAAACAGCCCCAG GTGCCAGGTTTTCCCAGTTTTCCGGCATATCCTCCTGGATACTACTATCCAATGTTTCCTGCTATGTACCCTGCAGTGGTTCCAGGGTTAACGCCACCGCAGAATGACGAACTGGCACAGGGGAACCGTGGAGCAGGCATATATGCAGTTCCTGTTCATCCGTTTAATCAGTTTAATGGACATGTTACTGGACTTCCATACAACAATCTGATCCCACTGACTTACCGCACGCCCAC CAGCAGGGCAAGTTCTGATGCTGCTGCTGCAAGCGAAAATCAGGGGCAAGCAGCACAGCAGCAGCATCCTCAACAGCAGCAGCATCCTGCACCTCAAAGACAAGTTGTTGTTAGGAGATTTCAAATTGCATTTCAAATTGATTTGCTGCTTATGTTAAAACTTGCTGCTGTGATCTTTTTGTTCAACCAAGATGGTTCCAGACAGAGGCTTATTGTCCTTGTGTTTTTTGCTGCTATTGTATATTT TTACCAAACTGGAGCTTTGACACCAATTGTAAGATGGCTTTCACAAGGTATGCAGAGAGCAGCAGCTCCTCCTCAACCACCAAGACCTGCTGCACCCAGGGCTGAAAATGTTCCAGCTGCAAGGCAGGGGGCTGACAATGCAGCCCCAGCAG AGGGTCAGCCTGAAGCTGAGGTTGGGAATCAGCCCGTCAATGATGGCAACCGAGCAGCTGAGAACGAAAACGAGGCAGAACCTGGCAGAGTCAATGGTGGCAACCAATGGTGGGGCATTGTAAAGGAGATCCAGATGATTGTCTTTGGATTTATCACCTCCCTACTCCCGGGGTTCCACAACCATATGGATTGA
- the LOC130976549 gene encoding uncharacterized protein LOC130976549 isoform X2, with amino-acid sequence MAENPPETAPSTSSQPPPPPSSTSQKSPPDSAKQPQVPGFPSFPAYPPGYYYPMFPAMYPAVVPGLTPPQNDELAQGNRGAGIYAVPVHPFNQFNGHVTGLPYNNLIPLTYRTPTRASSDAAAASENQGQAAQQQHPQQQQHPAPQRQVVVRRFQIAFQIDLLLMLKLAAVIFLFNQDGSRQRLIVLVFFAAIVYFYQTGALTPIVRWLSQGMQRAAAPPQPPRPAAPRAENVPAARQGADNAAPAEGQPEAEVGNQPVNDGNRAAENENEAEPGRVNGGNQWWGIVKEIQMIVFGFITSLLPGFHNHMD; translated from the exons ATGGCGGAAAACCCTCCCGAAACGGCGCCATCCACCTCCTcacaaccaccaccacctcctTCCTCTACTTCTCAAAAATCGCCTCCTGATTCCGCCAAACAGCCCCAG GTGCCAGGTTTTCCCAGTTTTCCGGCATATCCTCCTGGATACTACTATCCAATGTTTCCTGCTATGTACCCTGCAGTGGTTCCAGGGTTAACGCCACCGCAGAATGACGAACTGGCACAGGGGAACCGTGGAGCAGGCATATATGCAGTTCCTGTTCATCCGTTTAATCAGTTTAATGGACATGTTACTGGACTTCCATACAACAATCTGATCCCACTGACTTACCGCACGCCCAC CAGGGCAAGTTCTGATGCTGCTGCTGCAAGCGAAAATCAGGGGCAAGCAGCACAGCAGCAGCATCCTCAACAGCAGCAGCATCCTGCACCTCAAAGACAAGTTGTTGTTAGGAGATTTCAAATTGCATTTCAAATTGATTTGCTGCTTATGTTAAAACTTGCTGCTGTGATCTTTTTGTTCAACCAAGATGGTTCCAGACAGAGGCTTATTGTCCTTGTGTTTTTTGCTGCTATTGTATATTT TTACCAAACTGGAGCTTTGACACCAATTGTAAGATGGCTTTCACAAGGTATGCAGAGAGCAGCAGCTCCTCCTCAACCACCAAGACCTGCTGCACCCAGGGCTGAAAATGTTCCAGCTGCAAGGCAGGGGGCTGACAATGCAGCCCCAGCAG AGGGTCAGCCTGAAGCTGAGGTTGGGAATCAGCCCGTCAATGATGGCAACCGAGCAGCTGAGAACGAAAACGAGGCAGAACCTGGCAGAGTCAATGGTGGCAACCAATGGTGGGGCATTGTAAAGGAGATCCAGATGATTGTCTTTGGATTTATCACCTCCCTACTCCCGGGGTTCCACAACCATATGGATTGA
- the LOC130973068 gene encoding uncharacterized protein LOC130973068, with protein sequence MARFFISKTSTFLHRHHPHPPKPLFTLSLRHRSSHSANNNGTLMELDLLSTSSSSNAAADYDVTMRMFDDLIHRILVRKATPDWLPFVPGSSFWVPPRPAPSNVVDLVHKLTTEELSAEESLSLATHHAWPSSTFFTDENNQADGGDTDVELNKPEGMEGMVKVKVLTISDTVAHEDEEG encoded by the exons ATGGCTCGCTTCTTTATCTCCAAGACCAGCACCTTCCTCCACCGCCACCACCCGCACCCTCCCAAACCCCTCTTCACTCTCTCCCTCCGCCACCGATCCTCCCACTCAGCCAACAACAACGGCACCCTCATGGAGCTCGACCTCCTctccacctcctcctcctccaatGCCGCTGCTGACTACGACGTTACCATGAGGATGTTCGACGACCTAATCCACCGAATCCTCGTCAGGAAGGCCACACCCGATTGGCTCCCTTTCGTTCCCGGCTCCTCTTTCTGGGTCCCACCGCGTCCAGCTCCCTCAAATGTCGTCGATTTGGTGCATAAGTTAACCACCGAGGAACTCTCCGCAGAGGAGTCTCTCTCCCTCGCCACCCACCACGCTTGGCCCTCCTCCACCTTCTTCACCGATG agaacaatcaagcagatgGTGGAGATACTGATGTGGAATTAAATAAACCAGAAGGGATGGAGGGAATGGTGAAAGTGAAAGTTCTGACAATCTCAGATACTGTGGCTCATGAAGATGAGGAAGGATGA